Part of the Cryptosporangium arvum DSM 44712 genome, CGCCGGTGACGACGTAGGTGCCGGGCGCCAGCGTCACCGCGGGCAGCGAACTGGCCGGCACCCGGACCTGCTGGTCGCCGATCCGCACGACGAGCTTCCCCACGTGCTCCCGGCGCGCCATCGCCCGGAACGCGGTGGCCGCGGCCTCGAGCGGCACCTCGGTCATCGGCAACGCGGCGATCGCGCCGTCGTCGAACAGCCGCACCACGTCACGCATGTAGCGCCGGCCGATCTCGGGCCGCTCGAGCAGCAGACGGTCGTAGTCGAAGGCGTGGAAGGAGATCGACCGGTTGAACGGGCGCAGCCGCAGGGCGCGATCCGCGGCGAAGTCGGCCTTGCCCAGTTCCACGAACCGGCCCAGCGGGCGGAGCAGCTCGAGGCTGCGCTCCAGGATCTCACCGGGAATCGAGTTGACGACGACGTCGACGCCCTCGCCGCCGGTCCACGCCCGGATCTCGTCGGCGAACGCCGTCGTCCGCGAGGTGGCGACCCCGGCCACCCCTTCTGCCCGCAGCAGGTCCCGCCGTTCGGGCGTGCCCGCGGTGGCGAAGACCTCGGCGCCCAGCCACTTCGCGATCCGGATGGCGGCCAGCCCGACGCCGCCGGCCCCGGAGTGGATCAGCACCCGTTCGCCGGGCCGCACGTTCGCCAGGTGCACGAGCGCGACGTAGGCGGTGACGACGGGGAACAGCGTCGCGGACTCGGCGAGGGAGAGCGACGCCGGCCGGCGGACGACGTGCACCTGGTCGAGGGTGACGTAGGACGAGAACAGGCCCTTGCTGACCGCGAACACCTCGTCGCCCGGGCGCAGATCGGTGACCTGGGCACCGACCCGGACGACGGTTCCCGAGCACTCGATGCCGACCGCCGGTCCGCTGTGGGTGTTCTCCATCGCCTCCCGGGCCAGCAGTCCGGTCGCCTTCAGGACGTCCTTGAAGTTGAGCCCGGTGTACGCGACGGCCAGTTCGACCTCGGTCGGCGCCGGCTCCCGCCGCGAGCAGGCTTCGATCCGGATGTCCTCGATGCTGCCGCCGGTACGCAGGCGCACCGGGGTGTCCGCCGTGCCGACGGTGACGTGGTGGAGCGGCGACCGGGCTTCGGCCCGCTGGAACCGCAGCACGGAGCGGTGCCCGGACCGCAGCAGGACGTCGTCGGCCCCGGAGTGGATCAGCTCGTCGATGAGCGCGTCGTCCGGTGCGTCGGCGTCGATCTGCCGGCAGCGCAGCTCCGGGTGCTCGGCGTTGACGGCGCGACCGAAGCCCCACACCGACGCGCTGAACGGGTCCGGCGGACCGTCCCCGGCCCGGCCTTGCGCGCCGCTGGTGACCAGGAACAGCGACGTCGGCTCGTGGAGGGCCCGGATCAACTCCAGCGGCCGCGTGCACGCTCCGCAGGCCCGGTCGTCGGCGCGGTCGGGGTCGACGACGAGGATCACGCCGCGTGTCCCGGCGGACAGGCCGGTCGACCAGTCGCCCTCCGGAACCACCCGCCGGACCACGCCCCCGCGTGCCGCCAGTCCGTCGGCGATGCCGACCGCCAGCGGTGACGCGCCGACGACCGTCCAGCTGCCCTCGGCGGTGCCGTCGTCCGGCGCCGGTTCCGGGCGCCACACCTGCTCGTAGTACAGCTCCTCGGTCGTCTGGCCGGGTGTCGCGGCCGAGTCGGACAGGGCCTGGGCCCGCATGCCGATCAGCTCGGCGACCACCGCCCCGTCGTCGGTGATCAGGGTCAGGTCGCCCACCACGCTGTCCGGCCCCGTCCGCCCCCGGCCGTGCACCCACAGCGACCGGCCGGGCGAACGGTGGAAGCGGACCTCGTCGATGCGGACCGGCACGAACGTCCTCGACGTGCCGTCCGGCCGGGCGCCGACGAGCATGGCGTGCAGGGCGGCGTCGAGCAGCGCCGGGTGCAGGCGATGCCCGGAGTGGTCGACACGGCCGACGTCGATGCGGGCGACGACCTCGCCGGACCGCCACCAGAGCCGTTCGATGCCGCGGAACGCCGGCCCGTACGGCAACCCCGCGCCGGCCAGGTGCGCGTAGACCGCCTCGTGCGCCATCTCCGTCCAGCCGACCGGCGGATCGGTGGCGACGGCGGGCGGCGGGGCGGGGTCGGCGAGCGTCGCCAGGCGCAGGCCGGCGTGCCGGGACCAGCCCGAGTCGTCGCCGCTGCGCCGGGCGTGCATCGTGACCTCCCGGGTCAGCGGGTCGTGGGTGACGCGCAGGGTGGTGACGCACTTCGGCGGCAGCGCCAGGGTGCGGTCCAGCACGATGTCCGCCAGGACGCACGGCGTCCGGTCGCCGAACGCGGCCAGCGCCGCCTCGATGTAGCCCGCACCGGGGAACACGACCGTGTCGGCGATCCGGTGGTCGGCGAGGTAGGGGAACTCGGCGGCCGACAGTTCGGTGTCCCAGGACGGCAGCGGCGTAGGGAGCTTGCGGCCGGCCATCAGCCAGCCCTCGTCGCCGAGCCGGGCCGACCGCGCGTAGGGCGACTCCAGCCAGTGCCGCTCGCGCTGCCAGGGGTAGGTCGGCAGGTCGACGGGCCGGCGCTCGCCGGGGTGGATCCGCGCCCAGTCCGGCTCGCCCCCGGCGACGTAGAGGCCCCCGAGCGCCTCGCGCAGCGTGCGCGCCCCGGGCCGGTCCCGGTGTTGCGAGGCGAGCACCGGGACGTCGGCTCCGGCGTCGATCACCACCTCGCGGATCGCCGGGGCCAGCACCGGGTGCGGCCCGACCTCGAGGAAGGCGGCCGGCCCGGTGGCCGCCGCCCGCGCGATCGCCTCGGCGAAGCGAACCGGCTCACGCACGTTGCGCCACCAGTAGCCGGCGTCCATCGTGGTCCCGTCCAGCCAGTCGCCGGTGACCGTCGAGAGCAACGGCAGCGTGGCCGCGCGCGGCCGCAGGCCGTCCAGCGACGCCAGCAACGGCACGCGGATCCCGTCCATGACGTCGCTGTGGTACGCGATGTCGACGCGCAGTTCGCGGACGAAGACGCCGGCGTCACGCAGCCGTTCGGCGACCAGGGCGACCGGCGCGCGCTGACCGGACAGGGTGCTGGTGCCGGGGCTGTTGCGGGCGGCCACCGAGACCCCGTCGACGAGGTACGGCGCGAGGTCGTCGGCACCGAGCCCGACCGCCAGCATCGCACCCGGTCCGGCCGCGCTGGTCCGCCGGGCCCGCTGGACGCCGATCGTCAACGCGTCCTCGAGCGAGTACACCCCGGCCGCGTACGAGGCCGACACCTCGCCGACGCTGTGCCCCACGACGGCCGACGGCTCGACACCCCAGGATCGCCACACCGCGGTGAGCCCCGCCTGCACCACGAAGTTGCCCACCTGGGCGTACAACGGCTCGGTCAGCCGGGACGTCTCCTGGTCGCGGCGGAGCTCGTCGTCCATCGAGATCCCGAACCGGGCGAGCACCCGGTCGCACTCGCGCACGGTCGCCGCGAACACGGGTTCCTCCTGCAGGAGGGCCCGGCCCATGCCCCACCACTGCGGACCCATCCCGGTGTAGACGAACACCGCGCCGGAGCCGGCGGCCCGGCGGGGCTTGTCGGGGATCTCCAGCGCACGCAGCGCGACCGCCGCCGAGGCGGAGTCCGCGGCCACCACGGACGTCCGGAGCGGGTGGTGCGACCGGCCCCGGCTCGCCCCCCGGCACACCTGGTGCAGCGCCGGAGCGTCGTCGGCGGCGAGCAGCTCGGCGTAGCCGTCGACGAGCGCGCGGAGCGCACCGGCGCTGCGCGCGGAGACTGGCAGGACGAACGGACCGGTGGCCGGATCGGGTTCCGGCGAGGGTCCCGGTGGGGGCTGCTCCACGAGCGCGTGCGCGTTGGTGCCACCGAACCCGAAGGAGTTCACCCCGGCCCGCCGCGGGCCGATCGCCGGGTCGAACTCCACCGGCTTCGTCGGTACCCGCAACGGCAGCGTGTCGAAGGGGATGGCCGGGTTGGGCCGTTCGAAGTGCAGGTTCGGCGGAATGAGGCCGCGCTCCACGCACAGCGCCGCCTTGATCAGGCCCGCGACCCCGGACGCGCCCTCCAGATGGCCGATGTTCGTCTTGACCGAGCCGATCCAGTGCCGGGCCGTCGACCCCGCGAGCGCGTCGCCGATCGCGGCGACCTCGATCGGGTCGCCGACCGGCGTCCCGGTGCCGTGGGCCTCGAAGTAGCCGATGGAGCCGGCCTCGATGCCCGCCGTGTCGCACGCGGCGGCCACCGCCGCGCGCTGGGCCGCCCGGCTCGGCACGGTGATGCCCGGGGTGCGTCCGTCCTGGTTGACCGCGGTGCCGAGGACCGCGGCGTAGACGCGGTCGCCGTCCCGCCGTGCGTCGGCCATCCGCTTGACGACGACGACGGCCGCGCCCTCGCCGCGTGCGTAGCCGTTGGCCCGGTGGTCGAACGCCTTGCACCGCCCGTCGGGGGAGAGGAACTGGCCCTTGGCCAGCACGATGCTCGACGCCGGGTCGAGCATGACGTTCACGCCGCCGGCGATCGCGACCTCGCACTCGCCGCTGGCCACCACGCCGCACGCGTAGTGGAACGCCACGAGCGACGAGGAGCACGCGGTGTCGATGGAGAGGCAGGGCCCGCGCCAGTCGAACGCGTGCGCGAGCCGCGCGGAGAGCAGGGTGAGGCTGGCCCCGGTCGCGGTGTGGGCGCCGATCATCTCCAGGTTGGGTTCGGAGACCTGGAGGTGGGTGGCGTCGACCATGGCGTTGCCGATGTAGGTGCCGACGGCCCGGCCGGCCAGCGCGCTCGGGGGGATGCCGGCGTCCTCCAGCGCCTCCCACGTCACCTCGAGAAGCAGCCGCTGCTGCGGATCGACGATCGCCGCCTCGCGGGGAGTCAGGTCGAAGAACCCGGCGTCGAGCCGGTCGACCGGCTCGGTGAGGAACGCCGCCCGGCGGACGGACATCCGGCCCGGGGTCTCCGGATCCGGGTCGTAGAACCGTTCGGTGCGCCACCGGTCGGCGGGCACCTCGCCGACCGTGTCCACGCCGGACATCAGCAGCTCCCAGAACTCGTCGGGGCCGTGCACTCCGCCCGGCAGCCGGCATCCGATGCCGACGATCGCCAGAGGCTCCATGGTGATGACTCCTGTCGTCGAGGTGGCCGGTGGTGGGTGTCGCGGCCCTAGGCCCGGGGAACAGCCGAGATGCGTGCGCCCCGGGCCGGGACGAGCATCAGGTTGCGCACGCGGGCCGGCTCGGTGCGGTCGCCCGCCGGCCTCAGCTGCCACCGGACGAGTGCTTCGCGCAGCACGATCACGCCTTCGACCAGGGAGAACGCCGCGCCGATACAGCGCCGGAGCCCACCGCCGAACGGAAGCCAGATGGTGGCGGGCGGGTTGCCGTCGAGGAACCGGGCCGGCCGGAAGGCCGCCGGCTGCTCGAACAGCGTCGGGTCGGCGTGCACCAGCCCGATCGAGCCCATCACCAGGGTGCCGGCGGGCAGACGGTACCCACCGAGGTCGACGGGTTCGGTGAGCGTGCGGCCGACCTCGTGGATCACCGGATGCAACCGGAGCGACTCCTTGACGACGGCCTCGAGGTACTTCTGGTCGTTCTCGTCGGCCGCCCGCTGCGCCGCCGCGAGCTGGTCGGGGTCGTGCGAGAGCTCGTACAGCGCCCAGGCCAGGGCGGTCGCGGTGGTCTCGTGCCCGCCGACGAGCATCGTGATCAGGTTGTCGTGCAGCTCGGCGTCGGACAGCCCGTCCGCGCCGCTCCCGGCGGAGAACCGCAGCAGCTGCGAGAGGACGTCGGTGCGCTCGGCGAGGTCGGGAGCCTTGCGCCGCTCAGCGGTCTCGGCCCGGATCAGCGCGTCGACCCGCCGCTGGAGCTCGGCCTTGCGCCGCCACACCCAGAACCGTTGGAGCTCGGGTTTCTGCAGCCCTGGGAGGTCGAGCGGACCGATGTCGAGCAGCTCGGGGAACCGGACGCGCAGTTCGTCGAGGCGTGGCCCGTCGGCGATGCCGTAGACGACACGCAGCATGACCTCCAAGGTCAGCGTCTGCATCCGGGCGTGGGCCGAGAACGGCACTCCGGACGGCCACCGCTCGGCGTCCTCGGCGGCGAGGCCGGTGATCAGTTCGCCGTAGCCGCGCAGCGCCGCCCCGTTGAAGGCCGGCCACAGCAGCCGACGAAGACGCGTGTGCTCGTCCTCGTCGGCGAGGAACAGGGAGTGCTCGCCCAGCAGCGACCGGAGGACGGCGTTGCCGCGGTTGGCGTGGAACGTCGTCGGCGACCCGGCCAGCAGCTGCCTGATGTGCTCGGGGTTGGACAGTTGGACCGCGGTCCGGCCGCCCACCAGGCGCAGCCGCACGGTTTCGCCGTACCGGCGTCGCAGGAACGGCACGATCCGGTGCCGCAGGCTGAGGAAGGCGGCGCTCTGGACCCACTCCGGCAGGCGTGGCCCCGGGGGCAGGTCGGCGGTTCGGGTGTTCATGGCGCCGCGGATCCTTTCTGGCTGAAAAACGGAAACAGTTCGCGCCGAATTCGGCGGCGTCAGGACAAGGGGAATGCCAAGCCCTGGAATTCCGGGAAAAGAACCGGAGAGTCGCTGTCCGAGTGCCTCGAAAGGCGGCGCGCCGTCGCTGATTCCGCGCCCGGACAGGTTCATTCACCCGGCACGAGAAGGGCCTCGATGCCGGTGACAGGTAGGGGTCGAGATGATTTGTTGTCCGGCCATACTAAATCCCACCAGCAGCCACGAGTCAACGCTCGACCTGTGCATACTTTCGTGCACAGGTCATGGTTGCCCGATTCGTCGGAGGTGGGAACGGTGGGGGAGAAGTGTCGAGTGCGGTGGGTGGGATCCTCGTATTAGGGAATGCGAATCGCAGTTTCGACTGCGTGTTCGGAAATTTCGAATCGCCCTGGCAAAAGAATGCAATCTAGGGTTCACTGTCCTGATTGGAGTACCTCGCGAAGCGGTACGCGAATGCGGCGGGTGGCCCCGCGCGCCGGCGTGCGCGGGCGACGTCACCCGACCCCGGGGGAGGAATTGATTCGCCCGGGCGGGCACGATGGTCGTCAGGACGTCCGGACGACGCGAAAGGTGAAGCGGTGACCGATACGGCAGCCCCTCCGGAGAGGCCCTCGCTCGAGGGTCTGGAGGAGAAGTGGTCCGATGCCTGGGAGGCATCCGGTCTCTATCGCTTCGAGCGGGCGGTATCGCGGTCGGACGTATTCTCGATCGACACGCCGCCGCCGACCGTCAGCGGGTCACTGCACGTCGGCCACGTGTTCAGCTACACCCACACCGACATCGTCGCCCGCTACCAGCGCATGCGCGGCAAGTCGGTGTTCTACCCGATGGGCTGGGACGACAACGGCCTGCCCACCGAGCGCCGGGTGCAGAACCACTACGGCGTCCGCTGCGACCCGTCGCTGCCGTACGACCCGGACTTCGAGCCGCCGGCGAAAGCCCCGAAGCGCCAGCTGAGCATCTCCCGGCGCAACTTCATCGAGCTCTGCGAACGGCTCACCGGCGACGACGAGAAGCAGTTCGAGCACATGTGGCGCCGGCTCGGGCTGTCGGTGGACTGGTCGATGACCTACACGACGATCGGCGCCCGCGCTCAGAAGGCGTCCCAGACCGCGTTCCTGCGGCTGGTGCGGCGGGGCGAGGCGTACCAGTCCGAGGCGCCGACGATGTGGGACGTCACGTTCGGCACCGCGGTGGCGAACGCGGAGGTGGTGGACAAGGAGGTCAGCGGTAACTACTACACGCTGGCCTTCGGCGACGTGCTGATCGAGACCACCCGCCCGGAGCTGCTCCCGGCGTGCGTGGCCCTGGTCGCCCATCCCGACGACGAGCGCTACCGGCATCTGATCGGCACCGAGGTCGAGACCCCGCTGTTCGCGGTCAGGGTCCCGGTCATCGCCCACCCGGCCGCCGCCCCCGACAAGGGCACCGGCATCGCGATGGTCTGCACGTTCGGTGACAGCACCGACGTGCAGTGGTGGCGCGACGCGTCGCTGCCGACCCGCACGATCGTCGGCCGCGACGGGCGCGTGCTGCCGCTGGACTTCGGCGCACTGCCCACGTCGGACGCCGCGGCGGCGCAGAAGCTGATGGACGAGCTCGCCGGCAAGACGATGTTCTCGGCGCGCGAGCTGCTCCTCGAACGCCTCCGCGACGCCGGGGCGCTGCGCGACGATCCGCGCCCCACCACCCGCCCGGTCAAGTTCTACGAGAAGGGCGACCGTCCGCTCGAGATCGTCTCGAGCCGCCAGTGGTTCATCCGCACGCTCGGCCACCGCGCCGAGCTGCTCGCCCGCGGCGAGGAACTGCGCTGGACACCGCCGTACATGAAGGCCCGCTACGACGACTGGGTGCGCGGCCTCAACGCCGACTGGCTGATCAGCCGCCAGCGGTTCTTCGGCGTGCCGTTCCCGGTCTGGTACCCGGTCTCGGCCGACGGCGAGCCCGACTACGGGCACCCGATCTTCGCCGCCGAGCAGATGCTGCCGGTCGACCCGTCGGACGCCTGCCCGCCCGGCTACACCGCGGAGCAGCGCGGGAAGCCCGGCGGTTTCGTCGGCGACCAGGACGTGATGGACACCTGGGCCACCTCGTCGCTGACGCCGCAGCTGGTCACCGGCTGGCTCACCGACCCGGAGCTGTCCGCGCTGACGTTCCCGATGGACCTG contains:
- a CDS encoding cytochrome P450, producing MNTRTADLPPGPRLPEWVQSAAFLSLRHRIVPFLRRRYGETVRLRLVGGRTAVQLSNPEHIRQLLAGSPTTFHANRGNAVLRSLLGEHSLFLADEDEHTRLRRLLWPAFNGAALRGYGELITGLAAEDAERWPSGVPFSAHARMQTLTLEVMLRVVYGIADGPRLDELRVRFPELLDIGPLDLPGLQKPELQRFWVWRRKAELQRRVDALIRAETAERRKAPDLAERTDVLSQLLRFSAGSGADGLSDAELHDNLITMLVGGHETTATALAWALYELSHDPDQLAAAQRAADENDQKYLEAVVKESLRLHPVIHEVGRTLTEPVDLGGYRLPAGTLVMGSIGLVHADPTLFEQPAAFRPARFLDGNPPATIWLPFGGGLRRCIGAAFSLVEGVIVLREALVRWQLRPAGDRTEPARVRNLMLVPARGARISAVPRA
- a CDS encoding type I polyketide synthase — encoded protein: MEPLAIVGIGCRLPGGVHGPDEFWELLMSGVDTVGEVPADRWRTERFYDPDPETPGRMSVRRAAFLTEPVDRLDAGFFDLTPREAAIVDPQQRLLLEVTWEALEDAGIPPSALAGRAVGTYIGNAMVDATHLQVSEPNLEMIGAHTATGASLTLLSARLAHAFDWRGPCLSIDTACSSSLVAFHYACGVVASGECEVAIAGGVNVMLDPASSIVLAKGQFLSPDGRCKAFDHRANGYARGEGAAVVVVKRMADARRDGDRVYAAVLGTAVNQDGRTPGITVPSRAAQRAAVAAACDTAGIEAGSIGYFEAHGTGTPVGDPIEVAAIGDALAGSTARHWIGSVKTNIGHLEGASGVAGLIKAALCVERGLIPPNLHFERPNPAIPFDTLPLRVPTKPVEFDPAIGPRRAGVNSFGFGGTNAHALVEQPPPGPSPEPDPATGPFVLPVSARSAGALRALVDGYAELLAADDAPALHQVCRGASRGRSHHPLRTSVVAADSASAAVALRALEIPDKPRRAAGSGAVFVYTGMGPQWWGMGRALLQEEPVFAATVRECDRVLARFGISMDDELRRDQETSRLTEPLYAQVGNFVVQAGLTAVWRSWGVEPSAVVGHSVGEVSASYAAGVYSLEDALTIGVQRARRTSAAGPGAMLAVGLGADDLAPYLVDGVSVAARNSPGTSTLSGQRAPVALVAERLRDAGVFVRELRVDIAYHSDVMDGIRVPLLASLDGLRPRAATLPLLSTVTGDWLDGTTMDAGYWWRNVREPVRFAEAIARAAATGPAAFLEVGPHPVLAPAIREVVIDAGADVPVLASQHRDRPGARTLREALGGLYVAGGEPDWARIHPGERRPVDLPTYPWQRERHWLESPYARSARLGDEGWLMAGRKLPTPLPSWDTELSAAEFPYLADHRIADTVVFPGAGYIEAALAAFGDRTPCVLADIVLDRTLALPPKCVTTLRVTHDPLTREVTMHARRSGDDSGWSRHAGLRLATLADPAPPPAVATDPPVGWTEMAHEAVYAHLAGAGLPYGPAFRGIERLWWRSGEVVARIDVGRVDHSGHRLHPALLDAALHAMLVGARPDGTSRTFVPVRIDEVRFHRSPGRSLWVHGRGRTGPDSVVGDLTLITDDGAVVAELIGMRAQALSDSAATPGQTTEELYYEQVWRPEPAPDDGTAEGSWTVVGASPLAVGIADGLAARGGVVRRVVPEGDWSTGLSAGTRGVILVVDPDRADDRACGACTRPLELIRALHEPTSLFLVTSGAQGRAGDGPPDPFSASVWGFGRAVNAEHPELRCRQIDADAPDDALIDELIHSGADDVLLRSGHRSVLRFQRAEARSPLHHVTVGTADTPVRLRTGGSIEDIRIEACSRREPAPTEVELAVAYTGLNFKDVLKATGLLAREAMENTHSGPAVGIECSGTVVRVGAQVTDLRPGDEVFAVSKGLFSSYVTLDQVHVVRRPASLSLAESATLFPVVTAYVALVHLANVRPGERVLIHSGAGGVGLAAIRIAKWLGAEVFATAGTPERRDLLRAEGVAGVATSRTTAFADEIRAWTGGEGVDVVVNSIPGEILERSLELLRPLGRFVELGKADFAADRALRLRPFNRSISFHAFDYDRLLLERPEIGRRYMRDVVRLFDDGAIAALPMTEVPLEAAATAFRAMARREHVGKLVVRIGDQQVRVPASSLPAVTLAPGTYVVTGGSSGFGLATARWLADRGARHLLLLSRRGLASAEAERTVAELRERGVTVRIAPADVTDRAQLHRTLEEARRTLPPLRGVVHAAVVYDNDLLADMSAEHFLDATAAKADGAWNLHVETAPDQLDLFILFSSTAAQFGGSKVGPYAAANEFLNTLADHRRALGRPAVAVGWGAVADVGVAARFDQIGDSLARRGFVGSTADRLLAELTTLLRTDPARASIGAIRWDRWVRANAHLATLPRYADVAPADASEHSDAALPDRLRAGTREQRLALLPDLVEDLLGLLTGLPKEQVAEQGVVSLDSMMSVELRVLLRDRLGVSVPIVELLQNLTAGRLVEVVADVLEGAAPETALPVVHELTSSDGLTVYGHLSLPPGPGPHPAVLVCPPDPGGVLDAEGRYRRIPEHATLVGAGFAVFSVDRRGALGHGDEYAARTDVGGLEVDDVIAAAQFLIRRDDIDPDRLSIYGVSRGAYAALLALTRAPGLWHRGVLAMGFYDPGRYVAAERAARPTTSRLIADATWDALDVLAASADRLPLRVLDRVTAPLYVLHGAADEVTPVEHAYDLAERAEAAGGPVRLVVVPGLGHDIDHQHDAWSRLWPDLVTFLDDGVTTGRPGPYHQR
- the valS gene encoding valine--tRNA ligase — its product is MTDTAAPPERPSLEGLEEKWSDAWEASGLYRFERAVSRSDVFSIDTPPPTVSGSLHVGHVFSYTHTDIVARYQRMRGKSVFYPMGWDDNGLPTERRVQNHYGVRCDPSLPYDPDFEPPAKAPKRQLSISRRNFIELCERLTGDDEKQFEHMWRRLGLSVDWSMTYTTIGARAQKASQTAFLRLVRRGEAYQSEAPTMWDVTFGTAVANAEVVDKEVSGNYYTLAFGDVLIETTRPELLPACVALVAHPDDERYRHLIGTEVETPLFAVRVPVIAHPAAAPDKGTGIAMVCTFGDSTDVQWWRDASLPTRTIVGRDGRVLPLDFGALPTSDAAAAQKLMDELAGKTMFSARELLLERLRDAGALRDDPRPTTRPVKFYEKGDRPLEIVSSRQWFIRTLGHRAELLARGEELRWTPPYMKARYDDWVRGLNADWLISRQRFFGVPFPVWYPVSADGEPDYGHPIFAAEQMLPVDPSDACPPGYTAEQRGKPGGFVGDQDVMDTWATSSLTPQLVTGWLTDPELSALTFPMDLRPQAHDIIRTWLFATVVRSHLEHGVLPWRNTALSGWILDPDRKKMSKSVGNVVTPTHLLDDFGADAVRYWAANGRPGTDTAFDTKQMKIGRRLATKLLNATRFVLAVGDAGGEVTEPLDRALLASLDVVVAECTAALDAFDYTTALVKAERFFWLFCDDYLELVKARAYEGGASAAATLRQALDVLVRLLAPFLPFVTEEVWSWAHEGSVHRAPWPSASGTDGDPVLLATASATIAAVRKAKSAARLSPRAEVARITVTGPSEAAFRAVADDVRAAAHAAELSFTGSDEIVATVEA